From the Streptomyces nodosus genome, the window GCAAGCGCCCACCCTGGGTCCCTTCCGTCCCCTTCTTCGGTTCCTCAGGAATCCCTCAGTAACCGAAGTCCTGTGTCCACCAGGGGCCCCCGGAGCCGAAGTGGACCCCCACGCCCAGTGTCTGGAAGTCGCAGTTCAGTATGTTCGCCCGGTGCCCGGGGCTGTTCATCCAGGCCTCCATCACGGCCTCGGCGGTCGCCTGGCCACGGGCTATGTTCTCGCCGCCCAGGCCGGTTATGCCGAGGACGCCCGCACGGTCCCAGGGGTCCTTGCCGCCGGGGTCGGTGTGGTCGAAGAAGTTCCGGGTGGCCATGTCCTGGCTGAAGTCCGCCGCCAGCCTCTGCAGGGGGGCGTTCGCGGTCAGGGGGCTGCAGCCGACCTTCGCGCGCTCCTGATTGACCAGGTTGAGCACCGCCGCCCCGGCAGCGGCCTCGTCCGACACCTCCACCGGCGGGGTGACCTTCGGCGGCTCCGGCTTCTCCGGCGCCGGGGGCGCGGTGGTCGCGGGCGCCGTCGGGGTCTCGGTGGCCGTCGGGGTGGGCGCCTCCGAGGGCTTCTCCTCGGCCGGTGCCGACGTGGACGGAGAGGCGGAGGGAGTCGCGGCCGGAGAGGCCGTGCGGTCCGCGCCGCGGCTGGTGGAGCCGGCCCCGCGTTCCTCGGCCGAGCCGCTGGTGCCTCCCTGCTCGGTGGCGAAGCCCGACGGGGCGACGCCCCCGGCCTCCACCTCGCCCTGGTCACCGCTCACCGTGAAGTGTCCGGCGCCGGGCAGCACCCCGGTGGCGACCGCCGCGGTGCCCAGCGCGACGGCTGCGGAGACACCCAGCAGACCGGTGCGGACCGGGGTCGCGGCCTTCTTCT encodes:
- a CDS encoding CAP domain-containing protein, coding for MGRHRRSDAGRAASGRAGGVTSEEQPPAERYGPENLYGFAAVLEEERLATRSHRKKKAATPVRTGLLGVSAAVALGTAAVATGVLPGAGHFTVSGDQGEVEAGGVAPSGFATEQGGTSGSAEERGAGSTSRGADRTASPAATPSASPSTSAPAEEKPSEAPTPTATETPTAPATTAPPAPEKPEPPKVTPPVEVSDEAAAGAAVLNLVNQERAKVGCSPLTANAPLQRLAADFSQDMATRNFFDHTDPGGKDPWDRAGVLGITGLGGENIARGQATAEAVMEAWMNSPGHRANILNCDFQTLGVGVHFGSGGPWWTQDFGY